The segment GTTCATGCAGGCTCACTGCATGAAGTTCTgctcttttatttctgtgatttattgcTAGTTGCTCGTGATTCTTTTAACTAAACTTTGTAACAAATGATTTATCTACAAACTGACaaatgtttgatgtttaaaatctaaattatgaaGAAATTAATCAAAGCACAACACTTAATTTGATCAAATACTGAGCCTGCTTCAATGTATGAACAGTGCTTTatagctcttttttatttaaatattttaaatgctcCATAAACTCATTATAACCTGTTTATAATCCATTATATAAATCTTCCTATAACAAACGTATTTGCTCCTAAATcatgtttcagtatttttcatATAATTCTTTTTTCATGATGCAGTTTCCAAAAATATGACACATATATGTGTGtaagctgcagctctgctttgttttaaaatgtaagaaaattcaacttagaaacattttcacattattttattctctttatctTCTGAAAAACCTGCATTATTAGATACTAATCGTGTTTTGAAATGTTCTGAAATTAATAATATGTGCTAAAATACTCAACATGGCTTACAAATGAAATCTATAACATGGTTATCATTGAAGCATTTAATCAGCTAAGCTCTCAGGTGAGTTAATAGCTGAGAGACAagaatcttaaaaacaaacagtgtaaTAAGTTTGACTCCACCTTTGGTTGGGACTCCTATCCAGTTGAGATAGCGGGTGAGTTTCTTGGACATGTAGGTTTTTCCTCTTGCAGGCAGACCTATCATCACGATCATCGTTGGAGAGTTTGTCATATAGGAAGCCCACGCTGCAAAGGGcagaatgtaaatgtttaaaaccacagaaataaTGACAAACAGACACTGATGTAGGTTGTGTTACTCTTTCTGTTGTTAAGAACCGACTCGGCCATGTGTCTGTTGGACAGAAATAATGTCTCTCTGGACACAAATACCAGTGATTGGTTTGAGTTCAAACACGTTATATGAAGAAGAAACATCCTGGGAATGAAAAGGAATTTTCTCATGGACACTGGAAAAAAAGTGTCAGAGAGTATTTTCACATCACTGATCACATTTCTGTTCTTCTTCGCCCACAAAGACAAACCAAGTATCcgtaaaaacaattaaaaccatCCCAGCCGGACTGAAGACGCTTCTCTACAAAAGAggtgattaaaaatacatttgtgaatTGGATCTGGACTCAGCAACAACAAAGCTTGGCCTCAGGTTACAGGCAGCACCTGCAGACCCATTCAAGCAGGACTCGGTCTAATATGGGGGGTTTACTTACAGCATTTCTTCTCGTTCAGCCTCAGGTCTGATTTCTTGGCTTCCGTTGAGTTTGTGGAGGCTCCGTCGTCTCTTTGGGAGCTGGACATGCTCAGATTTGACCTCGATTTCCCCAAATTTAAATCAGAGGGACGCGCTCCAAACTGGAATATgagaaaaatcaacagaaacGGGCAACATGGGATGGATTATCCTCACTCATCCAGCAGAAAATGTGCACCATACTTTTTTACAATATAGACACGATGGGTttgtgtttccatggcaacatcGAGGAAATgagctgaagatgctgctgCCACATCATGGGACATCATTCCTGCAATCTGATCTCAGCACAGCAGGGTGACTGGGCTCAGTCACAGAATCTAcgcattacaaaaaaaaaaaaaaacatatccagTAACATAACCACAAAGAGTTTCTTTACTTGCGCGGGTTCCTGTCAGGTGACGCACTGAATCGTCCTGGATGTGGCGGACCAAGGGTTCGCACGTGCCGCTGCGGCCGCAGGAGCCCGTGTGCTCGGTCTGCCCTTGGAGTCGAGGCGCGTCCTCTGCAGGCTGAGGGCCGAGCCGGTGTTGTAGGAAAATCTGTTCCCCCTGCGTCGGGAGCGCGCACTGCAGCCAGAAAGTCAGATCCGACCGTCTTCACGGTGTTCTGATGAGCGCATGCGCATTGCCACACGGTTGGACGGAATAATGGGAAGCACAGATAGTCAGGATAACGGCGCTTCTGAGCCATTTCTCGGTAAAAACGACTCCACAGAATAGTGTTAAGGTTTTAACTTTCATTTCAGCCGACAGCTCCTGGtgattgataaataaaaacaaataaaaatttccGTCATTACCGGAGCTGCGCCTTTACGCACGGTACCGTAAAGGTGGTAATACACGCGACTGCACCATCCAGTGCACCTGAGacaaaggaatgcttatcgcccgccgccgttcATGCCATTTTATTCCaggatcatctcatgttgagaaaagacggagtttaaactttttaagacaactttaaaaataatattttgcgCTATCAGGAGCAAGATCGTTAGATTTCAGattcagagtctgtgttgggagtgactcagctattaccacaataaatgttagctcaatatctgcacaaCTGGCTGCGTTTtagacacttttgtgttttgaaggtcagttgactgtggcggccatcttggactgaattgactccaaacaatCAGTTGCAGAGGTAAGTCCAAAGATGAAcctctgcccagtggttcatgagatattttgctaacagacaaacagggttgagtcAGTTTTAGTCCAATAAGAagcacttggagtgtgtgttgttaaCGACTCTCAGATACAACCACACAGAACTTTAGCACAACACCTGCACAATTTACCaagtttgagccatttttgtgttttctgaggtgaTCAGTGGTTGATATACatccagagattactttctgagagttgcatgaaaatgttttcagtcctgcacaagatatattttataacagaGACACATTAacacaggagcaaaaacattattgtctgcctttgtgATAATTATTGCCAACATCTCTGGctggaaaaaacaacactttattccaaacattttctctcaaatttgGTCCTGGATACAGAAAGGTGGTCAAAGAGGAATGAAATCAGATCATAGGAGCTAAATcagaaacaagaataaataaagtacAAATAATCATTTGGACACCCCTTAAATATACAAAAGTCtataaaaagtgatttaatacatcttgtttcttttacatttcattaaaaaaactgaattccCCAAATATGTACACCATCAGCATTAACCAACACGCTGAGTCACATCCATACAGGAGGGACATTTCAGTCTGGATACCACAGAAGTTTGACAGGATCTCACGTCTCAGCTTAGTGCTATATTAAACCACTTACAAAGGAACGtccaggggtcagaggtcaggcaCTGCGTCTGTGGCAGAGCGGATGGAAACACACACGCCCCCCACCCACATCAGCTGAGCAGCCAGAAACGGTGTGTGAGTGATTGTCGGAGCATCTCTGGCCTTCGAACGACTGACGTTTCACCAAGAAggcgcacgtgtgtgtgtgtgctggtttATATATCAGATTACCAAGAAtcattaatattaattattaatggAATTTGAACAATTAAAGCGCTAATAAAACTcgtctttattctttttctgtaaactgTGTTTGGACATGCATTTCCTCAGGCCACCAGGGggtgctgcagctccttcagcaccCTCACTTCTCACGACCTTGGACAGAGCAGACCGTTTCTGGACTCCAGTGTCCGACTGTTAGTggcttgttgttttcttcacattaaGGTTTGATTTTCCacagctggaaataaataagtaaaaaaaaaggtattttattttaccgAAGGTAAACGAGTGATGCAGATAATAGTTTCAGTAACGCAGGCTGTAATAAACAGTGTGACAATGAGGGAAAAACACTAGTTACTGAGAAATTTGATACACTTACAGATCGaatgtttatgaaaaaataaactaaagcatATAGAGCATATATGAAGAATATGGACCCATACACCTAAAGTCCATGTTTGTTATTATATATGCtacaacagctaatcaaccttagcctaatcataaatggctataactttacattttaatcatGTGAGATATTGGATGAGTTTATGTTCCAAAATGGTTACAATGCATCATTTCTTAACACAAGAcgattttaatctaaaactctgacatgaaaggtggcaggcgatgtGCGTTCCTTCagttagtttagcttttttatacACCTGAAAGCTACTGAGGAGATGAGAAGTGAATATACTTTTAAGAAAACTCGACTCACTCTAATGTTGAAGCCAAGCATTTCACTGACCACTGCAGAAACAGCAGACAGGATAACAACCTTTGTGATGTTGTAGATCAGAGGGTTCACAGTGAGACCCAGCAGTCTGAAGGGAGTATCCAACTCCTGCAGAAAGCACGACAAGTCCTTGAGATTTAGAATATGGGTAgtgtttaaatgcattaaaaacagtGGCAGAAAGAGCTAAATTTAAAGAACATGGAGCACAAAGTTAGTAAGGATTTATTTATAACTTGATTTTAAGCacaatttacttttttactgAACAGACACAACTGAAACCCAAGTAGAAACACAAGCATTTGATCAAATTAAGCgccaatttataaaaaataattaaaaagttcaaatgtaTGTTACCTTCATCAGCTTTGTAGCCAGTTTTAACACGTTGTTCACGATATTGAGTTGTTCTTTCTGATAGGgctttttctccatcttcagATACAAATTGATCTGCAACCAACAACAGCTTTACACGCTCTAACCTGCACAGCAAAGACTGACAAATTTATTCTTAAACCTACAAACAAGAAGTGCGGTGGGACCACAGGGGACCTGGTCACAGCTCTTAAaaccagtttgtctttttgttttggcacTGGTGGCACAGTGGCTGGTCATGGTCCCAGTAACTGTGTGTTTTAGCTCCTGCTTTAGAGCAGATGCTTTCTTACCACAGTGGGGACCACTGAGTGACATAAAGGTCTATACATAAGATTGACCGATTGGTTGAGCAATTTTAAAGCTCTTCCAGGACCCACACCATTTATAAACAATGTTGgcattatttataataataaataatcattgGTAAGATGGAAAACTTcctgaagaaaagaagaaacgtCAAAGTCCAAACTTTACTGAGCCTATATTCTTCTTGGGTTcatctaaaaagaaagaaatttcaGCAGGACTTCTGCAGAACTCTCCAAGCTGGACACCTACCAGACCCTCAAACAATTTCaggacaaaattttaaaaataaagcaggacTACAAGAAGGTAAAAGGCCACAACAACAGCTCTGATGACTCTAtcctccattgttgttgttgttgaaagtCACATGCAGTGACACTGACAGTCGGTCCCCAGGTGgtgcaaaagcaaacacaggTCCCCATAACCCTATAACTGATGTGAAAACACCTAATGACTCAGTTGATCCTACTGTTCAGAGCTTAAAGCTCCTGCACCTCCTGCCTTCTGCAGCCAGGGGGCCTCACCTGCTCAGTCAGCAGCATGGAGGAGTTGCTGTACTTGGAGTTGGTCTCTGAGCCCAGAGTGGCGAGTcgcagcaggaagaggaggagggaggagcacCACACCACCAGCTCCCAGTTTATTAAAGACTCTAGAAACGTCTTGTGGTTGTGCAGAAGCTGAGGTGGGGCAGAGGCGGTGTTACATGTTGAGACAGCGAGGGTATTTGGCTTCAAACAGATCTGAGCTCAGTTATGCAATAAGCATAGATTGTTGCATATTTTCAACATGTTGTTATTTCAGACTTCCTCTATttatttaacacaataaaatcaacattctTCATACACATCAGACCTGATCCAATATGTGTGACTGACCTGGGAACAGATGATGAATGAAAAGGAAAGTGCTAAAAGGAATATTGTTGAGACAATGACATCTACGGAGCGCTGCGGGCCTCGTCTCTGTAACGAACAGCAAAACAATCATATCTTGTTACCAAAACAAGTGCAGGACAATCCTCTGTGAGCAAAGCAACACGTGACAGTGAGGGTTCACTCACCCTGAGAAAAGAACGAAGTGACAACCACATCtttatgtttttcactttcttcaGCCTGAAGTGAGGAACCTCCGATTTTTTGGCCTTGCGAGCTGATGTGAGATGGCTGAAGTATTTGGCAAATAAGAGTCTCTGTAAGAAAACATGGATGCACACAGTGAAAAATCATAACTTTAACAataacttaaaaagaaaatatatactTCTATATGAATTTGCAAAGATTTTTGTGACAAGCAGCCATAAAATAAGAGGAAAATGTTTGGACCTTTTTGTGTAACAGTTACCCAGGCATTATAAATAGCTCATCTAGTACAATAGCTGTTTTTCACTAATTCTACCTtgtttacagaaagaaaaacaaataaactaagaCATGAGAGCTGGCTCAAGACTTTTGAACAGAACTGCATCCTGTGAACTGCTTGTTTTCTATGGATTTGGAAAAAATGAGGCTGTCTTTTGTCAGATCCTTTGTTGTCTGTGATTAGTTGAAAATGACATGGGTcggtttttcttttctattgcATCCAAATGAGCAAGTCAAAATGAGCAGCAAGGGATGAGTACATTTCCTAAATGAGCGGGGGAAGAAAGTGTTTGCCGGTGGGAGGAAGTGACAAATTAGGGAAAGAACGTAGAAGCTCATTAATCTTTGATTCACTGAATGTGGGAATAAAATCACAAGAAATGATCTGCTAGTTAATGCACAGCCTTGGCTGAACTATACTTTGGCCTTTTCTTCGGCTCTGAAACAACCCTGTTATGTTTTATTGGCGAAAAGACCGATCTGGGTGCATATGCTGCTTCCTCGTCTGGATCGGAGGCTCCGCCCACTCAGCGCTCCTCTGCCATGAGCCAGCACGTAAACAGTGCTGATCTTCTGAGGGCAACATAGATCGTCTTTCTTTGTTTACCAAAATGAGTCTCTTGGCAGGCATTAGGCAAACATGTTAAAAGATaatgtcagaaaacaaacccaaaaaagccaaaactgCAATCAAAGCCTTTCAGGAAGCGATGCTAACTTTGTGTtctttaaggtagtatctcaatGGGATGCGACTGCTGTGATTGGTGGGCAAAAatcattcatgagggagtctccagagtGTTTCACAACATTCACCtgagttctcagtttcctccTTTGAGTCGCAGAGGCACGCAATCCTGTCACtggaactttgaacatgttctaaGAAATTGTGCAGGAAAGTTTCCTTCAAAATAGTCCCAGAGGTGACGTGGACATCGTGGACATGTGGATAATTAAATAGCATGGATGGGttggaatacagttttgcaagccgtgcatgCAAAGATAAATGGTGATTGTCAAAGACTGTCCGCTCAGAACTCAGCCACCTACCtcgcttggttgcaaacactcagatctgagtgaaaatgcaacagaaaGTTTGTGCATTTTCTGCACTTTTGAGTCAAGGTTGAGTTGATAACTAGgttccagcagtcacagcccagtgagattttattttaagagttAGTGACGATATCCACAGTTTGACATAACTCTAAAGTAAAGAGAAGCAACAAGATAATAATATGGAGTCTTCAAAGGTAGCAAACACTAAGATCAAACCAGATGGAAAGTGACTGAGGTTTAATCTTTTATCAATACACCTAAAGGTTTCGTcaattttaataaatctaaGCAAAGTTAAAACTCAATTAGTTTagtataaatgaaaaaagaagtaGAAGAGTTCCCCTGAGACGCATTGATAAACTCTGAGTAAAGTGGTAAAACTGCTTCAGGTTCACCTACGTTGGAAGTCTCACCTGTTTGTAGGTCCTCTCAGCCACACACATCATGAAAAAGAACAGGCCTGTGAGGCAGACTCTTTGAACCGTTGTGATGAAGAAGAAGGCGTAAGCTCGGCCATCCGTCGGCCCCACTGCGATTTCAACCAGCTGTCCGAGAGAGAGCGAGCTAAGGCCCGGCATGTCCAAACGCTGAGCCAGGCGGAATGCGAAGGGAAGCAGCGCCAGCGTGGCGGTCATCAGGCCACCGAAGACAAGGTAACCAATACCCTGCTCCACTAACTTcacctgaaacaacaaacatttcagacagGTAACATCTGCTTCCACTGCTTTTCTGAAACAGTTTTAGACACTCTTAGTTAGATCTTTCAATGggagtgttaaaaaaaagattataacaGCAAATGATTCGAATTTTTGGTCAACAGAGTCATAACAATGAGTTGTTCCCAGCAGCATGTAAGTAATTCTTTTCAGAGATTTCAGAATAATAGAAAGGTGTGAAGGTGTACCCGTGTGAGGATGATCCCGCTGATCTCCAGTACCGATATGTCTGCTTTCTTGCACTCCCCGTTCTCCCATATTATAGCGCTAACGCGGTCCTTGGAGGGGTGACATGCCTGAAGCCAAGTCAGCTGGCTCTGAAATTACACACGACAGTCAGCAACGTGTGTACATGTAACCTGGCACGTCACGGCCCATATGAGGTCATTTTGGGGCTCTTTTTGACTTTATATGGTGCAGTTTATAGATTACAgtgaaatatacaaaaatattcatgacataattaaatttaataatatgAATAAGATGCAccacctaaagaaaaaaagcagcagaagaataAGTTGAGATTGAGGGATATTTACATTGCTGATTCCTTGTTGCAGGCTTTCATCACCGCTGCTCAGAGTGGTGTTTTGTTGGAGGTTCAGCCCAGCGCTGTACCTCCCATTACTCTCACTGTCACTGCTCCCTGTGGAGGCGGAGTCAGGCTCCTGGAGGAGCTCCTCCCACATCGTGTCGTCAGTGTCAGAGGCAGGACGAGAGCCCAGCCTGAGGCGCTGCACCTCCTGAGGCTTCACCTTGTTGGAAGCCACATTCCCCTCCTGCCCCCAGCAGAAGGCATTTTATCATTAAGAGTGCACTTCTTCATTATTGTGCATTAGAAACACAGACTCTACGCAAACTACAGGTCTGAGGCAAGGgaacatttaattaaacatactttaaaactgaatttgcCCCTTTAACTTCTTGTGCAATAAGGTTTACCTGAGGTCTTGGTGCCGGTTTAGGGTTTGATTTCACGACTCTCTTCCTGACAGAAGATGCTGAAGCAGATACTGATGCTGGGCTAGCTTGGCGAACCTTTTGATGTTTTGGTCGAATTACTTCCACTGAGGGTCCattttcctcttcctcactggAGAGATCATCAGAATGACATTTactctgaaaaacaacataaacacatatAAAGATCTGAGATTTATTACACTAAGAGGAATCAACATTTCCCTGGTCCGGTTCTTAACAAGTTTACAACATATATTAGAGACTGACACCTCTTTAGGTCTATCTGATATTTCAGCTTTGACTAAGTGTGTGATGCGTGTGGTGGACCTCAAGGTTCAATTCTTGGTCCAgtgttattcagtttttatgcttctaatTGTACACGCTATTCAGAAACTATCTCAATATTATATGCAGATGAtttgcagttttacatttcCGTATGTTTTGTTGATTCTATAAACACCATTATACAATGTATAAATGATAATAACGTATGGAAGTCATGCAACTAAACTAAGATTAAGCAGAAATATGAGTCGTTGGTGTTAAATTTTAGAGGAAAAAGTTGCAGCTTTTTACggttttctttctctgaagTGAAAAAATGAAGCGAATGTGAATGAATatgtctgtgtattttttatagttttgttgaAAGGCACATTGAAAACAGatctatgtaaataaagtttaacttgacttggttaattttacaaaatgtggGTGAAAATTTGTCTGATTTTATACAAATTGAACAGATATCAGATGAACATGtcatgaggtgttttttttcagataacAGACATTCCCACAACAATAAGGGAGAAACACAAGACAGAAAACGATTGCATATCCACTTGGCCTCTTCTGGGCGCTTTAAAGCACGTGCCGAATTTAATACT is part of the Kryptolebias marmoratus isolate JLee-2015 linkage group LG4, ASM164957v2, whole genome shotgun sequence genome and harbors:
- the phtf1 gene encoding putative homeodomain transcription factor 1 isoform X2, with protein sequence MVRIAWYQEKIGAYDQQVWEKSLETADLVGLENKPKKTGHIKPDLIDVDLVRGSTFSKAKPESPWTAQTRKGLVRVLLYPFFFQWWIQVTSKSISACILVLYFLQVAAVALYLEVPRASASEVFGPMCLMLLLGTVHCQIVSTESSRWPSGSPAAGSSSSPARRRRPRKGRGLKKSEEKSDSRNTELQGLWQFEDSQRLFRREERRSKCHSDDLSSEEEENGPSVEVIRPKHQKVRQASPASVSASASSVRKRVVKSNPKPAPRPQEGNVASNKVKPQEVQRLRLGSRPASDTDDTMWEELLQEPDSASTGSSDSESNGRYSAGLNLQQNTTLSSGDESLQQGISNSQLTWLQACHPSKDRVSAIIWENGECKKADISVLEISGIILTRVKLVEQGIGYLVFGGLMTATLALLPFAFRLAQRLDMPGLSSLSLGQLVEIAVGPTDGRAYAFFFITTVQRVCLTGLFFFMMCVAERTYKQRLLFAKYFSHLTSARKAKKSEVPHFRLKKVKNIKMWLSLRSFLRRRGPQRSVDVIVSTIFLLALSFSFIICSQLLHNHKTFLESLINWELVVWCSSLLLFLLRLATLGSETNSKYSNSSMLLTEQINLYLKMEKKPYQKEQLNIVNNVLKLATKLMKELDTPFRLLGLTVNPLIYNITKVVILSAVSAVVSEMLGFNIRLWKIKP
- the phtf1 gene encoding putative homeodomain transcription factor 1 isoform X1 — protein: MRKLLLLLLLFLLQIGAYDQQVWEKSLETADLVGLENKPKKTGHIKPDLIDVDLVRGSTFSKAKPESPWTAQTRKGLVRVLLYPFFFQWWIQVTSKSISACILVLYFLQVAAVALYLEVPRASASEVFGPMCLMLLLGTVHCQIVSTESSRWPSGSPAAGSSSSPARRRRPRKGRGLKKSEEKSDSRNTELQGLWQFEDSQRLFRREERRSKCHSDDLSSEEEENGPSVEVIRPKHQKVRQASPASVSASASSVRKRVVKSNPKPAPRPQEGNVASNKVKPQEVQRLRLGSRPASDTDDTMWEELLQEPDSASTGSSDSESNGRYSAGLNLQQNTTLSSGDESLQQGISNSQLTWLQACHPSKDRVSAIIWENGECKKADISVLEISGIILTRVKLVEQGIGYLVFGGLMTATLALLPFAFRLAQRLDMPGLSSLSLGQLVEIAVGPTDGRAYAFFFITTVQRVCLTGLFFFMMCVAERTYKQRLLFAKYFSHLTSARKAKKSEVPHFRLKKVKNIKMWLSLRSFLRRRGPQRSVDVIVSTIFLLALSFSFIICSQLLHNHKTFLESLINWELVVWCSSLLLFLLRLATLGSETNSKYSNSSMLLTEQINLYLKMEKKPYQKEQLNIVNNVLKLATKLMKELDTPFRLLGLTVNPLIYNITKVVILSAVSAVVSEMLGFNIRLWKIKP